The Metabacillus schmidteae genome has a segment encoding these proteins:
- a CDS encoding J domain-containing protein translates to MDVKEAYKLLELPENSTMDEVEKQYMTWIKRDRALQGVPNDEKPFDMAKITDAYNTIKQINVYGSITKEEDKTFKDKLQHFLHYHKLHIAGAIILLILVGSFIQTFVNNYQEKKELASLPPEDLGIMLYGDYFSLGSDVSPVSENVLSIFPSWERVTTNSSYAPTEVNDTMDAGNQQKSVITLMQDQSDVYIVGEENFEQLVQLELFQPLESSIKDQVSEDHLIYGKSPEDETEQIYGVVIDNQSLFKGVEVKENKRIAAIRVDADKKDNALKLMTELTK, encoded by the coding sequence TTGGATGTAAAAGAAGCTTACAAACTATTGGAACTACCAGAAAACTCAACAATGGATGAAGTTGAAAAGCAATACATGACATGGATCAAAAGAGATCGGGCCCTCCAAGGTGTACCGAATGATGAAAAACCATTTGATATGGCCAAAATAACGGATGCCTATAATACTATTAAACAAATAAATGTATACGGTTCCATCACTAAAGAAGAAGACAAAACATTTAAGGATAAGCTCCAACACTTTCTTCATTATCATAAATTACACATTGCCGGGGCCATCATTTTACTTATTTTAGTCGGTTCATTTATCCAAACATTTGTAAATAATTATCAAGAGAAAAAAGAGTTAGCTAGTCTTCCCCCTGAAGACCTTGGCATTATGCTATACGGTGATTATTTTTCACTTGGAAGTGATGTTTCTCCTGTTTCAGAAAATGTCCTTTCTATATTTCCTTCGTGGGAGAGAGTCACAACAAACTCTAGTTATGCACCAACAGAAGTTAACGACACAATGGATGCAGGTAATCAGCAAAAGAGTGTGATTACACTTATGCAAGATCAATCAGATGTATACATTGTCGGTGAAGAAAATTTTGAACAGCTCGTGCAGCTTGAATTATTTCAGCCACTTGAATCTTCTATTAAAGATCAGGTATCAGAGGATCACCTTATTTATGGAAAATCACCAGAAGATGAAACAGAACAAATTTATGGTGTAGTAATTGATAATCAATCTCTATTTAAAGGGGTTGAGGTAAAAGAAAACAAAAGAATTGCGGCTATCAGAGTAGATGCGGATAAGAAGGATAATGCGCTCAAACTAATGACAGAATTAACAAAATAA